Part of the Chloroflexota bacterium genome, TTGTGGTCAGTGCGATCCTCGCCATACTCGTCGCGAATCTGGCTCCTTCCTTCGCGAGGGCGGTATCGGTTGTCTACTTTATCTGGCTGTTCTTTGTCGCTTTGTGGTTCGTGTTCAACACCATAGACTGGCGCAACGATATCTATATCCTGACCCACGACCGCATCATTGACCAGATCAGGTTCCCGCTCCTGTACGATCAGCGCACGGAGGCCCGCCTGGATCAGGTGCAGAACGTGCGCTATCAGCAGGGGTTCTGGGGCGGGCTTCTCGGCTTCGGCGACGTTACGGTGGAGACGGCGGGGCGGACCCAGGCGGTCGTGTTCCTGGAAGTGCCCAACCCCCAGGACATCCAGCAGACGATTTTCCGGTACATAGACCAACTCAACGAGCGGCGCGAGGCGCAAGAGGCGACCCGCCGGCATGAGCAACTGGTCAAGTGGTTTCGCGCGTATCACACGGTGGTGGGCTGGA contains:
- a CDS encoding PH domain-containing protein encodes the protein MIQRATGVVRILMASLALALVVSAILAILVANLAPSFARAVSVVYFIWLFFVALWFVFNTIDWRNDIYILTHDRIIDQIRFPLLYDQRTEARLDQVQNVRYQQGFWGGLLGFGDVTVETAGRTQAVVFLEVPNPQDIQQTIFRYIDQLNERREAQEATRRHEQLVKWFRAYHTVVGWIEILDLPEEVLYPRPIHVRWRVNVGPEQEYQTWVSYDTESDAQGREHANQTSVITNKGRRQFHQIVPVGRRGDVFVRVRVRLLPPPGSDKPEENFASREVMVRVV